One part of the Oceanidesulfovibrio indonesiensis genome encodes these proteins:
- a CDS encoding DsrE family protein → MTDDNPSENQNKLLVVWSSGDREVALSMVFMYVLNARKMGWWDEIVLLIWGPSAEVLAMDQDLHKPVKELIKHGVRVTACQSCAELFDVGDRLVRMGVHVDYMGEPLTRMLKDDWKVLTF, encoded by the coding sequence ATGACTGATGACAACCCGTCTGAAAACCAGAACAAGTTGCTTGTGGTCTGGTCTTCCGGAGACCGCGAAGTCGCTTTGAGCATGGTCTTCATGTACGTCCTCAACGCCCGGAAGATGGGCTGGTGGGACGAGATCGTGCTGCTCATCTGGGGTCCATCCGCCGAGGTTCTGGCGATGGATCAGGACCTGCACAAGCCGGTCAAAGAGCTTATCAAACACGGCGTGCGGGTTACTGCCTGCCAGTCCTGCGCCGAGCTGTTCGACGTTGGCGATCGCCTCGTCCGGATGGGTGTCCATGTGGACTACATGGGCGAGCCTCTGACCCGGATGCTCAAGGACGACTGGAAGGTCCTCACCTTCTGA